The following are encoded together in the Kribbella sp. CA-293567 genome:
- a CDS encoding S8 family peptidase produces the protein MRSRRLFTAGAAALVMLAATAVQQPAQAGPDPTPNPTEQRLIDEAGQEGTVRVIVQVDQLGDQQTVLDNVDEGTTEVNRTYRSFPLVALDADQKALEELAADPNVVAIHEDKVGSPSLASSLPFIRADRVQQLGFTGAGQTVAILDTGIDRDHPYFAGRIVSEACYSSVSDAANQASLCPDGTAAQTGAGAADAETAQCLNGTANICRHGSHVAGIAAGGGTGVTGAPGNGVAPGANIIAIQIYHRVNNGCDGSPPCVQFFTSDFIAGMQRVYDLRNSFSIASANLSGGDDSNNTTACDGSSAKASIDLLLSVGITTTISSGNESHPAGVGEPACVSTAVTVGAIGANGSGNDVDTPAGYSNRGSLLDVFAPGTSIDSAVPDDAWANLQGTSMAAPHVAGAIAALRHAYPAATAATLLGYLRDSGVDITYATSPTANVTTPRIDLLGALQEGNNSPSVGVDQAAVNVDEGSAATNAGGFGDPEGRPVTLAASRGVVTDVGGGRWSWSLGTNDGPAQSGAVAITVTDDKGETATVTFQVAVANVAPSIGIDAGQLTTVAEGTDFAVKARFSDPGWADTYSASVEWGDGTTSTPAAGVTTQGPPTDLGQIVGNHVYADNGSYTVKVTVTDDDGGTSSASFAVQVSNVAPAVTIDPAQVKTITEGSVLATKGSFVDPGWGDTYSSEISWGFGAPTSGALMLTNDGAPADQGAVTGSRAYGDNGSFTVGLTVSDDDGGSGTASFPLQVTNVAPTAAIDESGATVVNGVPTFIAHSGQPVSFKARSTDPGSDDLTLSWSWGDGSPTPDVTTSYPVNPPGADPAPSPSLQPRDVTDSQSHVFGSACNYDVAFGAGDDDGGAGADSAKVVVTGNAKLTRIAPLWFLQTRSGLRLPPIDLPVSTVNCYLQVVQHMSPLFSEAKDVSTMAKANNVLSLQLLNPKAEFDRQALTAWLNFADGSFDLTTRVDTNLDLRLDSTFGAVLAKAEAIRLNPASTNTQIRQQTLLLEKLNLLGR, from the coding sequence ATGCGATCTCGAAGACTGTTCACTGCCGGAGCCGCGGCTCTGGTGATGCTGGCGGCGACGGCCGTCCAGCAACCGGCGCAGGCCGGACCGGATCCGACGCCGAATCCCACCGAGCAGCGGCTCATCGACGAGGCCGGCCAGGAGGGCACGGTCCGGGTGATCGTCCAGGTCGACCAGCTCGGCGACCAACAGACCGTGCTCGACAACGTCGACGAGGGCACCACGGAGGTCAACCGGACCTACCGTTCCTTCCCGCTGGTCGCGCTCGACGCGGACCAGAAGGCGCTCGAGGAACTGGCGGCCGACCCGAACGTCGTCGCGATCCACGAGGACAAGGTCGGTTCGCCGTCGCTGGCTTCGAGTCTCCCGTTCATCCGGGCCGACCGGGTGCAGCAACTGGGCTTCACCGGAGCGGGCCAGACGGTCGCGATCCTCGACACCGGAATCGACCGGGACCATCCGTACTTCGCCGGCCGGATCGTCTCCGAAGCGTGCTACTCGAGCGTGAGCGACGCGGCCAACCAGGCGTCGCTCTGCCCGGACGGTACGGCGGCCCAGACCGGCGCGGGGGCGGCCGACGCCGAGACCGCGCAGTGCCTCAACGGGACCGCCAACATCTGCCGCCACGGCAGCCACGTCGCGGGCATCGCGGCCGGTGGTGGAACCGGCGTGACGGGTGCTCCGGGCAACGGAGTGGCACCGGGCGCGAACATCATCGCGATCCAGATCTACCACCGCGTCAACAACGGCTGTGACGGCAGTCCGCCGTGTGTGCAGTTCTTCACCTCGGACTTCATCGCCGGTATGCAGCGCGTCTACGACCTGCGCAACTCCTTCAGCATCGCCTCGGCCAACCTCAGCGGTGGCGACGACAGCAACAACACGACGGCCTGCGACGGCAGTTCGGCCAAGGCGTCGATCGACCTGCTGCTCTCGGTGGGCATCACGACCACGATCTCGTCCGGCAACGAGTCCCACCCGGCCGGAGTCGGCGAGCCCGCCTGCGTCTCCACCGCCGTGACTGTCGGCGCGATCGGCGCGAACGGCAGCGGGAACGATGTCGACACCCCGGCGGGCTACTCGAACCGCGGCTCGCTGCTGGACGTGTTCGCCCCCGGTACGTCGATCGACTCGGCCGTACCGGACGACGCCTGGGCCAATCTCCAGGGCACCTCGATGGCCGCTCCCCATGTCGCCGGAGCGATCGCCGCACTGCGTCACGCCTATCCGGCGGCGACAGCGGCGACCCTGCTCGGATATCTGCGTGACTCAGGCGTCGACATCACCTACGCGACGAGCCCGACGGCGAACGTGACGACGCCGCGCATCGATCTGCTCGGGGCGCTGCAGGAAGGCAACAACTCGCCGTCGGTCGGCGTCGACCAGGCAGCGGTCAACGTCGACGAAGGCTCGGCCGCGACCAACGCGGGCGGCTTCGGAGATCCCGAGGGGCGGCCGGTGACACTGGCCGCGTCGCGTGGGGTGGTGACCGATGTGGGCGGCGGCCGCTGGTCCTGGAGTCTCGGCACCAACGATGGGCCTGCTCAGAGCGGTGCCGTGGCGATCACGGTCACCGACGACAAGGGCGAGACCGCGACGGTCACCTTCCAGGTGGCCGTGGCGAATGTCGCCCCGAGCATCGGCATCGACGCCGGACAGCTGACGACGGTTGCCGAGGGCACCGACTTCGCGGTGAAGGCACGCTTCTCGGATCCGGGGTGGGCCGATACCTACAGCGCTTCGGTCGAGTGGGGCGACGGTACGACGAGCACGCCGGCCGCCGGAGTCACGACGCAGGGGCCGCCGACGGATCTGGGACAGATCGTGGGCAACCACGTCTATGCGGACAACGGCTCGTACACAGTGAAGGTGACCGTGACCGACGACGACGGCGGGACGAGTTCCGCGTCGTTCGCAGTACAGGTGAGCAATGTCGCGCCGGCCGTGACGATCGATCCGGCGCAGGTCAAGACGATCACCGAGGGGTCCGTGCTGGCGACGAAGGGATCGTTCGTCGATCCGGGCTGGGGTGACACGTACTCGTCGGAGATCTCGTGGGGCTTCGGTGCTCCGACTTCGGGAGCGTTGATGCTCACCAACGACGGCGCGCCGGCCGATCAGGGTGCGGTGACCGGTTCGCGGGCCTATGGCGACAACGGGTCGTTCACAGTCGGTCTGACGGTCAGCGACGACGACGGGGGCAGCGGGACCGCATCGTTCCCGCTGCAGGTCACGAACGTCGCGCCGACGGCCGCGATCGACGAGAGCGGCGCGACGGTGGTGAACGGCGTACCGACGTTCATCGCGCACAGTGGACAGCCGGTGAGCTTCAAGGCGCGGTCGACCGACCCGGGCAGCGACGACCTGACGCTGAGTTGGAGCTGGGGTGACGGGTCGCCTACGCCAGACGTGACGACGAGTTATCCGGTCAACCCGCCCGGCGCGGACCCGGCGCCGAGTCCGAGCTTGCAGCCGCGCGACGTGACTGACAGCCAGTCGCATGTCTTCGGGTCGGCGTGCAACTACGACGTGGCTTTCGGTGCCGGCGACGACGACGGTGGAGCAGGGGCCGACTCGGCGAAGGTCGTGGTGACCGGCAACGCGAAGCTGACCCGCATCGCGCCCTTGTGGTTCCTGCAGACCCGTTCCGGGCTTCGGCTCCCGCCGATCGATCTACCGGTGAGCACGGTGAACTGCTATCTGCAGGTGGTCCAGCACATGAGTCCGCTGTTCTCGGAGGCCAAGGACGTCTCCACGATGGCCAAGGCGAACAACGTGCTGAGCCTCCAACTGCTGAACCCGAAGGCCGAGTTCGACCGTCAGGCCCTCACCGCCTGGCTGAACTTCGCCGACGGCTCCTTCGACCTCACCACCCGGGTCGACACCAACCTCGACCTCCGCCTCGACAGCACCTTCGGCGCCGTCCTGGCCAAGGCCGAAGCCATCCGGCTCAATCCAGCATCCACCAACACCCAGATCCGGCAGCAGACCCTGCTACTGGAGAAGCTCAACCTGTTGGGCCGGTAG
- a CDS encoding alkaline phosphatase D family protein — translation METSRRSVLKAGLASSAAVAGLAGLTTATTAAATPIPQDPFTLGVASGDPWPDGFVLWTRLAIDPLAENGLGGMPTRPYPVQWQVASDPRFHHVVRSGVAVARPEHAHSIHVTIDGLRPGREYWYRFRVDGRVSRTGRALTAPARGTTPRELAMSFVSCSQFEHGWFTAYRRLAEDRPDLVLHLGDYQYEYTKNTYVAPGGNVRDHDGPETTTLASYRQRHAQYKSDLDLQAAHAVAPWLVVWDDHEVDNNWADEIPEKPEDGFLERRAAAFQAYYENMPLRATSKPRGIDMQLYRRVKWGELATFHMLDTRQYRDDQGCGDGYKDCPAAVDPKRSITGARQEKWLIDGFRRSEARWDVLGQQVFFAQRDNTEGPVKLTSMDAWDGYVASRDRITRGWVDARVRNAVVLTGDVHAHWASDLKLDYDDPTSRTVGSELVCSSITTGGNGADSASGAHPWLRWNPHLRFQNNLRGYVNTTITRESMVADFRCVRAVQSKGADVFTRAQFTIEDRHPGLQQTGDTPQAAAFRTAAAGPDTIAWETQRP, via the coding sequence ATGGAGACCTCCCGTAGATCCGTCCTGAAAGCCGGCCTGGCTTCCTCCGCGGCCGTCGCCGGCCTCGCCGGTCTGACCACCGCCACCACCGCTGCCGCCACCCCGATCCCGCAGGACCCCTTCACGCTCGGCGTCGCCAGCGGCGATCCATGGCCCGACGGTTTCGTGCTCTGGACCAGGCTCGCGATCGACCCGCTCGCCGAGAACGGGCTCGGCGGCATGCCGACTCGCCCGTACCCGGTGCAGTGGCAGGTGGCGAGCGACCCACGGTTCCACCACGTCGTGCGCTCGGGGGTGGCGGTCGCCCGCCCCGAGCACGCGCACTCGATCCACGTGACCATCGACGGACTGCGCCCGGGCCGCGAGTACTGGTACCGCTTCCGTGTCGACGGCCGCGTCTCGCGGACCGGGCGGGCGCTCACCGCACCGGCCCGGGGAACGACGCCCCGTGAGCTGGCGATGTCGTTCGTGTCCTGCTCGCAGTTCGAGCACGGCTGGTTCACGGCGTACCGGCGGCTGGCCGAGGACCGGCCCGATCTGGTGCTGCACCTGGGCGACTACCAGTACGAGTACACCAAGAACACCTATGTCGCCCCAGGCGGCAACGTGCGCGACCACGACGGACCGGAGACCACGACCCTGGCCTCGTACCGGCAGCGGCACGCGCAGTACAAGAGCGATCTCGACCTGCAGGCCGCGCATGCCGTCGCGCCGTGGCTGGTGGTCTGGGACGACCACGAGGTCGACAACAACTGGGCCGACGAGATCCCGGAGAAGCCGGAGGACGGGTTCCTGGAGCGCCGGGCCGCCGCGTTCCAGGCCTACTACGAGAACATGCCGCTGCGGGCGACCTCGAAGCCGCGGGGGATCGACATGCAGCTCTACCGCCGGGTGAAGTGGGGGGAGTTGGCAACCTTCCACATGCTCGACACCCGGCAGTACCGCGATGACCAGGGCTGCGGCGACGGGTACAAGGACTGCCCGGCGGCGGTCGACCCGAAGCGGTCGATCACGGGTGCGCGGCAGGAGAAGTGGCTGATCGACGGGTTCCGCCGATCGGAGGCCCGCTGGGACGTGCTCGGCCAGCAGGTGTTCTTCGCCCAGCGCGACAACACCGAGGGGCCGGTGAAGCTGACCTCGATGGATGCCTGGGACGGCTACGTCGCCTCACGGGACCGGATCACCCGGGGCTGGGTCGACGCGCGGGTGCGGAACGCCGTCGTCCTGACCGGTGACGTGCACGCGCACTGGGCGTCCGACCTGAAGCTCGACTACGACGACCCGACCTCGCGGACGGTCGGCTCGGAACTGGTCTGCTCCTCGATCACCACCGGCGGCAACGGTGCCGACTCGGCCTCGGGCGCGCACCCGTGGCTTCGCTGGAACCCGCACCTGCGGTTCCAGAACAACCTGCGCGGCTACGTCAACACGACCATCACCCGGGAGTCGATGGTCGCGGACTTCCGCTGCGTCCGCGCCGTCCAGAGCAAGGGCGCCGACGTCTTCACCCGCGCGCAGTTCACGATCGAGGACCGCCACCCCGGTCTGCAGCAGACCGGCGACACCCCGCAGGCCGCGGCCTTCCGTACCGCTGCCGCCGGCCCGGACACCATCGCCTGGGAGACCCAGCGCCCGTAG